The following proteins are encoded in a genomic region of Gimesia algae:
- a CDS encoding polysaccharide biosynthesis/export family protein produces the protein MQKYRKLIFAYKWHICCVLWLSVLFNGCAAFHPLKGVPAQYLPTEYKGEIRSGKETIDLSLLRQPAPKHYLLDSGDVLGVYIEGVLGQFKDVPPVHFPQTQEVAPSLGYPIPIREDGTISLPLIGTVFARGLTLTQLEETIRRKYTTEKSILREGRDRILISLQKPRSYRILVIRQENSNDIVGTTIGNLNVGRSKRGTGRVINLPAYNNDVLHALAETGGLPGLDAENSIYIIRGGAHGMNQPLCPQPIQTGTHTSDNAHTDQNIQQVSDSYTPIPHYSPTPEDPEFQVGQPLYSSDGSFYSGDYMAPTIINDSTMQRSGIIKIPIRLNPGEQVHLTRDDILLHDGDVVFIESRDTEIFYTGGLLGGGQYTLPRDYDLDILGAISIAQGSQGGGNSKSAGGPSALNQDVTISASNAIILRQLPNGTQLPIKVDLYEAVRTPSQRVLIQPGDYVILQYTKSEAIGAFIERHLLEGALFGLAASNLQGGGGNR, from the coding sequence ATGCAAAAGTATCGAAAACTAATATTTGCATACAAGTGGCACATCTGCTGTGTTCTCTGGTTGTCTGTGCTGTTCAATGGTTGCGCTGCATTTCATCCTCTGAAAGGAGTCCCCGCTCAATACCTGCCTACAGAATATAAAGGGGAAATTCGGTCAGGAAAGGAAACCATCGATCTGTCATTGCTGCGTCAACCTGCCCCCAAACATTATCTGTTAGATTCAGGCGATGTATTAGGTGTCTATATTGAAGGTGTCCTGGGTCAGTTTAAAGATGTACCTCCCGTCCACTTTCCACAGACACAGGAGGTCGCCCCCTCGCTGGGTTACCCGATTCCGATTCGTGAAGATGGTACAATTTCTCTACCACTCATTGGAACCGTCTTTGCTCGTGGGTTGACGCTGACACAACTGGAAGAAACCATTCGTCGCAAATACACCACTGAAAAAAGTATTTTGCGGGAAGGCCGTGATCGTATCCTGATCAGCCTGCAAAAACCTCGTTCATATCGAATACTTGTAATCCGCCAGGAAAACTCTAACGATATCGTAGGTACTACCATTGGTAACCTGAACGTAGGAAGATCAAAACGAGGCACAGGGCGGGTCATCAATCTCCCTGCTTATAATAATGACGTACTGCATGCACTCGCGGAAACGGGAGGCCTGCCCGGGCTGGACGCCGAAAACTCCATATACATCATCCGAGGCGGGGCGCATGGAATGAATCAGCCACTCTGCCCACAACCCATTCAGACCGGTACTCATACATCAGACAACGCTCACACGGATCAGAACATTCAGCAGGTCTCTGATTCCTACACTCCGATTCCGCACTATTCGCCGACTCCCGAAGACCCGGAATTCCAGGTTGGACAGCCTCTCTATTCCAGCGACGGAAGTTTTTATTCCGGTGACTATATGGCACCGACCATCATCAACGACTCCACGATGCAGCGCTCGGGAATCATCAAAATACCGATCCGCCTGAATCCTGGAGAACAGGTACATCTCACGCGCGATGATATTCTTCTACATGATGGCGACGTCGTATTTATTGAATCACGAGATACGGAAATCTTTTATACGGGTGGCTTACTGGGTGGCGGACAATATACTCTACCCCGTGATTATGACCTGGACATCCTGGGGGCCATTTCGATTGCCCAGGGATCACAAGGTGGCGGAAACAGTAAATCGGCTGGAGGCCCGTCAGCCTTAAATCAGGATGTCACCATCAGTGCGAGTAACGCCATCATTCTAAGACAGTTGCCTAATGGGACACAACTGCCGATCAAAGTAGATCTCTATGAAGCAGTGCGCACTCCCAGTCAGCGGGTTTTAATTCAACCCGGTGACTACGTCATCCTGCAGTACACTAAATCCGAAGCCATCGGTGCATTCATCGAAAGACACCTGCTGGAGGGTGCCCTGTTCGGACTGGCAGCATCCAATCTTCAGGGAGGTGGTGGAAACAGATAG
- the hpf gene encoding ribosome hibernation-promoting factor, HPF/YfiA family has protein sequence MQVAITCRHGSVSDSLRDYITEKSEKLLTYFERVTAIQITIDQGENQNRVEILVDAEHKHNFVAHAEGDEVKSNFHSALSKMEQQIKKYKQKIQDHRRDLPMNEIAENGLAEAESAEAESAEAESEEESE, from the coding sequence GTGCAAGTTGCGATTACTTGTCGGCATGGCAGTGTTTCAGATAGTCTGCGTGATTATATTACTGAAAAATCTGAGAAGTTACTGACGTACTTTGAGCGGGTAACTGCAATCCAAATTACTATCGACCAGGGTGAAAATCAGAACCGGGTCGAGATTCTCGTTGATGCAGAGCATAAACATAATTTTGTTGCCCATGCAGAAGGCGATGAAGTGAAATCAAACTTCCACTCTGCTTTGAGCAAGATGGAACAACAGATTAAAAAATACAAACAAAAGATTCAGGACCATCGCCGCGATCTCCCCATGAATGAAATTGCGGAAAATGGACTGGCAGAAGCAGAGTCCGCAGAAGCAGAGTCCGCAGAAGCAGAGTCCGAAGAAGAATCGGAATAA
- a CDS encoding diguanylate cyclase encodes MGSSKILRQLISLSEDFEEYSLESDSSDMIDQVISRKHLRKLLSALQARDASTLCHSRRVAFLAKGIATNLGWEGIHLKRLEVAALLHDIGKIGVPDHIIFKPGKLTSDEIELMSHYHNIGLDVLQACHTDHEVLTILSQTRYHFSGATNGYQFIGSEVNQGARILAIADAYDSLATDQVYRTGKKHEDIMSILMEAAGTQFDGNIVCALSRWEQNEKQAFHDALQEVNRLFQPKDFTEREALEANLINNIFSYLFQIESLYDGFYIVNSDFQFVLISPGLEKLADLRAIDMLGESWTSSSLPLTNTEGTNLTSAECSMNRVIANGKPMTTEFMLERPGGRLINIEVQSVPMFGDDGRLIGVTEIFRDLSRSLKRPKEYNDLKLAASLDALTSVANRGELETQLAIMLSRIQKEQNPEPLSLIFIDADHFKDINDSYGHSTGDEVLVELARLFQHETYSGELVGRYGGEEFVILCPETALEHAVKKAERLRLAVSNLKMENQSNIRVTASFGVAQYEPGDSLESLFHRADSALYQAKETGRNKVRALTCEQMKSGEVIPDEVPEKPDSEGMRFESTFNALISSDFIVYKLGGFVNDNHARLTEVSTNRAVMRLGKAGLLPFWGKTDDRKPVEIEVVFGSSTKKSNSNRRQTSSQVEIATRITPLGWIKQPEVFQQRAGRVFRLLKDYFAAE; translated from the coding sequence ATGGGCTCTTCTAAGATTCTCAGACAGTTGATTTCACTATCGGAAGACTTCGAAGAATATTCTCTGGAGTCTGACAGCAGCGACATGATCGATCAGGTGATTTCCCGGAAACACTTGCGTAAACTGCTGTCAGCACTGCAGGCACGAGATGCTTCCACGCTCTGTCATTCGCGACGTGTTGCATTTCTGGCAAAAGGGATCGCTACGAACCTGGGGTGGGAAGGAATCCATCTGAAACGACTCGAAGTAGCCGCCCTCTTGCACGATATCGGAAAAATAGGCGTCCCCGATCATATCATCTTCAAGCCTGGTAAATTGACTTCAGATGAAATTGAGCTGATGTCGCATTACCACAATATTGGTCTCGATGTCCTGCAAGCCTGCCATACCGATCATGAAGTATTAACGATCCTGTCACAAACCCGTTATCACTTCAGCGGTGCCACGAATGGGTATCAATTTATCGGCAGCGAAGTCAACCAGGGAGCCCGCATCCTGGCGATTGCAGACGCTTACGACTCGCTGGCGACCGATCAGGTATATCGCACGGGAAAAAAACATGAGGACATCATGTCGATTCTCATGGAAGCGGCTGGCACACAGTTTGACGGAAATATTGTCTGTGCACTTTCACGCTGGGAACAAAATGAAAAACAGGCCTTCCATGATGCATTACAGGAAGTCAATCGCCTGTTCCAGCCTAAAGATTTCACAGAGCGAGAAGCGCTGGAAGCAAACCTGATCAACAACATTTTCTCCTATCTGTTTCAGATTGAAAGTCTGTACGATGGCTTTTATATCGTCAATTCTGATTTTCAGTTTGTGCTCATCAGCCCCGGTCTTGAAAAACTGGCAGACCTGCGTGCCATTGATATGCTGGGAGAATCGTGGACCAGCAGCAGCCTGCCTCTCACAAATACGGAAGGCACAAACCTCACTTCAGCCGAATGCTCTATGAACCGGGTGATTGCCAATGGCAAGCCGATGACAACCGAATTCATGTTAGAGCGACCAGGCGGGCGTCTGATCAATATTGAAGTACAATCGGTCCCGATGTTTGGCGACGATGGCCGTTTGATTGGTGTTACAGAAATATTTCGGGATTTGTCCCGCAGCCTGAAACGCCCGAAAGAATACAATGACCTCAAACTGGCTGCCAGTCTGGATGCGTTAACATCGGTTGCCAACCGGGGTGAACTGGAAACACAACTGGCGATCATGCTGTCCAGAATCCAGAAGGAACAGAACCCGGAACCATTGAGCCTGATCTTTATCGATGCAGATCATTTCAAAGACATCAACGACAGTTATGGTCACTCGACAGGTGATGAAGTCCTGGTAGAACTGGCGCGTTTGTTTCAGCATGAAACTTACTCTGGAGAACTGGTCGGCCGTTATGGTGGGGAAGAGTTTGTCATTCTCTGCCCTGAAACGGCACTGGAACATGCTGTTAAAAAAGCAGAACGCTTACGACTGGCGGTTTCTAATCTGAAAATGGAGAATCAGTCGAATATCAGGGTCACAGCTTCATTTGGTGTTGCTCAATATGAGCCTGGTGATTCATTAGAAAGTCTGTTTCATCGTGCAGACAGTGCTTTATACCAGGCGAAAGAAACGGGACGAAATAAAGTTCGGGCTCTTACCTGCGAACAGATGAAGTCGGGTGAGGTGATTCCTGACGAAGTACCTGAAAAGCCAGATTCCGAAGGCATGAGATTTGAAAGCACATTCAATGCACTGATCTCGTCAGACTTTATTGTCTATAAACTAGGTGGTTTCGTAAATGATAATCACGCGCGACTGACCGAAGTCAGTACAAACCGGGCTGTGATGAGACTGGGTAAAGCTGGATTACTTCCGTTCTGGGGTAAAACAGATGATCGAAAACCAGTAGAGATCGAAGTCGTATTCGGTTCGTCTACCAAAAAATCAAACAGCAACAGACGTCAGACTTCATCTCAGGTGGAAATTGCAACCCGCATTACCCCGCTGGGATGGATCAAACAACCCGAAGTGTTTCAGCAACGGGCAGGTCGTGTTTTTCGACTGCTGAAAGATTACTTCGCAGCCGAATGA
- a CDS encoding FmdB family transcriptional regulator, with protein sequence MSDPILTTHPETGEPVRKVITAAYFSGKWSDAAAKRTINDDKRLGELGFTKYVKSSKGTYEKRAGDGPDLISAD encoded by the coding sequence ATGAGTGATCCAATTCTGACGACTCACCCGGAGACAGGAGAGCCAGTCCGCAAAGTGATTACTGCTGCTTATTTTTCGGGTAAATGGTCGGACGCTGCCGCTAAGCGGACAATCAATGATGATAAACGTCTGGGCGAACTGGGGTTTACCAAGTATGTGAAGTCATCAAAAGGGACTTATGAAAAAAGAGCAGGTGACGGCCCGGACCTGATTTCGGCAGATTAG
- a CDS encoding Rne/Rng family ribonuclease, protein MKKEMLINVLQPEESRIAIVEDGILEELYVERNSLENLVGNIYKGRVVNIEPSIQAAFVDFGVGRNGFLHVSDIEHQYYKHLTEQGDGNGKPGRGRNQKGRRVNERSVANKPPIQEILKRGSEVLVQVIKEGIGNKGPTLSTYISIPGRYLVIMPGLQRVGISRKIADEDVRKDLRTILTQLAPPPGLGFIVRTAGIDRTADDLKRDLNYLLRLWGTIVGRIKKLPAPVEIYSESDMMIRTIRDIYNSEIDTLYIDEPTAYQRARDFMKVVLPKHVNRVKHYTGNDPIFYNSKLDDEICSIQNRHVPMKGGGSIVIDQTEALVAIDVNSGNYRADDNAEKTAFKVNMKAAEEISRQIRLRDLGGVIVIDFIDMREEKHRRSVERRLRELVKRDRARTKVLRISPFGLIEMTRQRIRPSLRRSMYEDCPSCRGTGQVKTAESMAIEVMRTLMTTVNKKNISRLVLNVHENVANYLNNKRRKDITQLEETAQTSIIINARTDVEPEHLMTRCYDDIGNEVNF, encoded by the coding sequence ATGAAAAAGGAAATGCTGATTAATGTCCTCCAACCGGAGGAAAGTCGAATCGCCATCGTTGAAGATGGCATTCTCGAAGAACTTTATGTTGAACGAAACAGCCTCGAAAACCTGGTAGGAAATATCTACAAGGGAAGAGTTGTCAACATCGAACCCAGCATTCAGGCTGCGTTTGTTGATTTTGGTGTCGGCCGAAACGGCTTCCTGCATGTCAGCGATATTGAGCATCAATATTACAAACACCTCACCGAACAAGGTGACGGAAACGGTAAACCAGGACGCGGTCGAAACCAGAAGGGTCGCCGCGTGAATGAACGCAGCGTTGCCAACAAACCCCCCATTCAGGAAATTCTGAAACGGGGGAGTGAAGTTCTGGTACAGGTCATCAAAGAAGGGATTGGCAATAAAGGCCCTACCCTCTCAACTTATATCAGTATTCCCGGACGCTACCTGGTGATCATGCCTGGACTGCAACGGGTGGGTATCAGCCGCAAAATTGCTGATGAAGATGTACGTAAAGACCTGAGAACAATTCTAACCCAACTGGCCCCTCCACCGGGCCTCGGATTTATCGTGCGTACTGCCGGGATCGACCGGACTGCTGATGATCTCAAGCGGGACTTAAACTATCTGTTGCGCCTCTGGGGAACCATTGTAGGTCGTATTAAAAAACTACCCGCTCCCGTCGAGATTTATTCGGAGAGCGATATGATGATCCGGACGATTCGCGACATCTATAACAGCGAAATCGATACGCTCTACATCGACGAACCGACGGCGTATCAGAGAGCCAGAGACTTTATGAAAGTCGTGCTGCCCAAGCACGTCAATCGGGTCAAACACTACACTGGCAACGACCCCATCTTCTACAACAGTAAACTGGATGATGAAATTTGCAGCATCCAGAATCGCCATGTCCCCATGAAAGGGGGCGGCTCGATTGTTATTGACCAGACAGAAGCATTAGTCGCCATCGACGTTAACAGTGGAAACTATCGCGCAGATGACAATGCGGAAAAAACCGCGTTCAAAGTCAATATGAAAGCGGCTGAAGAAATCAGTCGACAAATCAGATTGCGTGACCTCGGTGGTGTGATCGTAATCGATTTCATCGATATGCGGGAAGAAAAACATCGACGTTCCGTGGAACGCAGATTAAGAGAACTCGTCAAACGTGATCGTGCCCGCACCAAAGTATTACGCATCAGTCCCTTTGGCCTGATCGAGATGACACGCCAGCGAATTCGCCCTTCTCTGCGGCGCAGCATGTATGAGGACTGTCCTTCCTGTCGCGGAACCGGCCAGGTCAAAACCGCCGAGAGCATGGCTATCGAAGTCATGCGAACCCTGATGACCACTGTGAATAAGAAAAACATTTCACGGCTCGTACTGAATGTACACGAAAATGTCGCCAACTATCTCAACAACAAGCGGCGGAAAGACATCACCCAACTGGAAGAAACCGCTCAGACTTCAATAATAATT
- a CDS encoding HPr family phosphocarrier protein, with amino-acid sequence MQESVCRQIVTVKMKQGLHLRPISEIVRIARDYSCDFKISNGDQSGNAKEVYDLLELRALPETQLVLEANGDDASKMMEEIVQFFESGYKKFEELTDLPE; translated from the coding sequence ATGCAAGAATCTGTTTGCCGTCAGATTGTCACTGTCAAAATGAAACAAGGGCTTCACCTTCGTCCTATCTCAGAAATAGTACGAATCGCCCGTGACTACTCTTGCGATTTTAAGATTTCGAACGGGGATCAATCTGGAAACGCCAAGGAGGTCTATGATCTGCTTGAGTTAAGAGCGCTGCCCGAGACTCAACTTGTCCTGGAAGCGAATGGCGATGACGCCAGCAAAATGATGGAAGAAATTGTTCAATTTTTTGAATCAGGATACAAGAAATTCGAAGAATTGACTGATCTGCCAGAATAA
- a CDS encoding PTS sugar transporter subunit IIA translates to MKLTDFVVSDAIIPELNVTTKEEAIRTMVAGLKDAGSISADDEEGIVSAILKREELGSTGIGNGVAVPHTKHSSVENLTAAVALSSDGVDFASLDGEDVFILFLLISPLDRPGDHLRGLENISRHLRNQSFCKFLRQSKTVEDIVELLNEADSNQLD, encoded by the coding sequence ATGAAGTTAACAGACTTCGTGGTTTCGGACGCGATCATTCCGGAATTGAATGTCACTACCAAAGAAGAAGCGATCCGTACGATGGTTGCCGGTCTGAAGGACGCAGGCAGCATTTCAGCAGATGATGAGGAAGGTATAGTCTCAGCAATTCTCAAACGTGAAGAGTTGGGATCAACGGGAATTGGAAATGGGGTCGCAGTTCCTCATACCAAGCACTCCTCAGTGGAAAATTTGACAGCTGCAGTTGCATTGTCCTCTGATGGCGTTGATTTTGCCAGCCTGGATGGAGAAGACGTCTTCATTCTGTTTCTGCTGATTTCACCCTTGGATCGTCCTGGTGACCATTTACGTGGATTAGAAAACATTTCCCGCCACCTGAGAAATCAAAGCTTCTGTAAGTTTTTACGTCAGTCCAAAACCGTAGAAGACATTGTAGAATTGCTGAATGAGGCTGACAGTAATCAATTGGATTAA
- the ptsP gene encoding phosphoenolpyruvate--protein phosphotransferase, with the protein MLVKRGIAVSPGVNFGPALILGAEDFRIPRQFVSVNAIDTEIARLKSALDAVCEEIAENERLASDKLGEQYGAIFAAHLQMVSSPRLREEIETLIREKCYSPEHASSRVFRRYTKLVQHLGDNYLAERASDIIDLEKRLLKQLLGEKREELSNLTTPIIVLANNLTPSETAGLAKEFVLGFATEVGGRTSHTSILAGALEIPAVVGLGEFLSDISGGDMVIVDGNNGEVIIDPDEETLAKYKDTGERQRSMAARLASRRKIRSETKDGTRIHVMGNIEFPNEVEHCTERGADGIGLYRTEFLYLQSNTEPTEEVHYDAYCRVVQAAQNRPIVIRTLDLGADKIPRGYRHLAKEGMNPALGLRSVRLSLRDLPLFKTQLRAIFRAAVHGDVRIMFPLISTLLEWRQAKMIVGDVLEDLEERGVEFNANIPIGMMVEVPAAALLAEEFAEEVDFFSIGTNDLIQYTLAVDRSDPAVSPLYNSSDPSILRLIKMVVEAAKKKNIPVTVCGQMSSDLKSIPLLAGLGIRQISATPLAIPEVKEVIRHLTIARAEEIAAHAMTIDVARDVESYLRGELYKICPDLFDEELPL; encoded by the coding sequence ATGCTTGTTAAACGTGGTATCGCTGTTTCTCCGGGAGTCAATTTCGGCCCCGCACTCATTCTGGGTGCGGAGGACTTTCGCATCCCACGACAGTTCGTCAGCGTCAATGCCATCGATACCGAAATCGCTCGTCTGAAATCAGCCCTTGATGCTGTCTGTGAAGAAATCGCTGAGAACGAGCGACTGGCCTCCGATAAATTAGGCGAACAGTACGGGGCCATCTTTGCTGCCCATTTACAGATGGTCAGTTCTCCCCGATTACGGGAAGAGATCGAAACCCTCATCCGTGAAAAATGCTATTCACCAGAGCATGCTTCCAGCCGGGTATTCCGACGGTATACCAAACTGGTTCAACACCTCGGCGATAATTATCTGGCAGAACGCGCCAGTGACATCATCGATCTCGAAAAACGCCTCCTCAAACAACTGCTGGGAGAGAAACGCGAAGAGCTTTCAAATCTGACAACTCCTATTATTGTCCTGGCAAACAATCTCACTCCCAGCGAGACAGCCGGACTGGCTAAGGAATTTGTCCTGGGCTTTGCCACTGAAGTCGGTGGGCGCACCAGCCATACCTCCATCCTGGCAGGTGCCCTGGAAATACCAGCAGTCGTCGGCCTGGGTGAGTTTCTCTCAGACATTTCCGGTGGTGATATGGTCATTGTTGATGGCAACAATGGCGAAGTCATCATCGATCCGGACGAGGAAACACTCGCCAAATACAAAGATACCGGCGAACGACAGCGATCAATGGCCGCCCGGCTGGCATCCCGCCGAAAAATCCGCTCCGAAACCAAAGATGGCACTCGAATTCACGTCATGGGAAACATTGAGTTTCCAAATGAAGTCGAGCACTGTACAGAACGGGGCGCCGATGGAATTGGCCTGTATCGAACGGAGTTTCTCTACCTGCAGTCCAATACGGAACCCACTGAAGAAGTCCATTACGATGCTTATTGCAGAGTCGTACAGGCTGCCCAGAATCGGCCCATTGTCATCAGGACACTCGATCTGGGAGCCGATAAGATTCCCAGGGGATACCGACATCTGGCAAAAGAAGGTATGAATCCTGCGCTGGGCCTGAGGAGCGTAAGACTGAGCCTGCGAGATTTACCGCTCTTTAAAACTCAGCTCCGTGCGATTTTCCGGGCTGCCGTCCATGGTGACGTCCGGATCATGTTCCCCCTGATTTCCACTCTACTGGAATGGCGACAGGCCAAAATGATCGTCGGCGACGTACTCGAAGATCTCGAAGAGCGGGGAGTCGAATTTAACGCCAATATCCCTATTGGGATGATGGTGGAAGTCCCTGCCGCGGCCCTGCTGGCAGAAGAGTTTGCAGAAGAAGTTGACTTTTTTTCCATTGGGACTAACGACTTAATTCAGTATACTCTAGCAGTAGACCGCTCTGACCCTGCGGTCTCACCACTCTACAACTCATCAGATCCTTCGATTTTAAGGCTGATAAAAATGGTGGTAGAGGCAGCAAAGAAAAAAAATATTCCGGTGACCGTCTGTGGACAGATGAGTTCTGACCTGAAATCGATCCCCTTACTCGCAGGTTTGGGAATCAGGCAGATCAGTGCCACTCCACTGGCAATTCCGGAAGTAAAAGAAGTAATCAGACACCTGACAATCGCCCGGGCAGAGGAAATTGCAGCACACGCGATGACCATCGACGTAGCTCGGGATGTAGAAAGTTATTTAAGAGGAGAACTGTACAAAATCTGCCCTGACCTGTTTGATGAAGAACTGCCACTGTGA